Proteins encoded within one genomic window of Legionella sp. PC997:
- a CDS encoding MltA domain-containing protein, with protein sequence MFQSILIFALMTFSLIAQAALPDDPIQRCLDVRRFADFTTRQKMAAKEPGVFRFKFHKISASELPLDNPSGNMGEVIKALNNQIENCKKHRGEFQAMTIAGHTYKRQEWCHNINEKMLALAKSARGDFQKYLSSIKTEFDWYKSDGWPENHAGFKKGEFQFTAYYAPAPVEARTKRGGAFLYPMYSNPGVVHVASECKKYNLKAPLCGVDPLTKMARGFCLKNADGTYSVVPDREEIEHGALNPKYILGYVKDPNDPAFLMLEGSGSLILDGKLFHINYDGANGRPRTMLGRIVQCAQDPTCGGNLDTMERCAKDPKCHDEAKLRCNVSKKIRQSAASEQLIRQYLDNPLNRDKAADLRNRDQSYVFFTKEDGGPYGSENISLTPHASCATDHKVIPVGMSFIYNCKKSTSWCVAQDTGGAIMGAHVDVYTGEGDQAGVEANQLNHPGSLYIALPKRG encoded by the coding sequence ATGTTTCAATCCATTTTAATATTTGCACTTATGACATTTAGCCTCATCGCTCAAGCAGCCCTCCCTGATGATCCAATTCAGCGCTGCTTAGATGTTAGAAGGTTCGCCGACTTCACCACACGACAGAAAATGGCCGCCAAAGAGCCCGGAGTGTTCCGCTTTAAATTTCATAAAATTTCAGCATCTGAGCTACCGTTAGATAATCCATCCGGCAATATGGGCGAAGTGATTAAAGCATTGAATAACCAGATTGAAAACTGCAAGAAACATCGAGGTGAATTTCAAGCAATGACCATCGCGGGTCATACATATAAACGACAAGAATGGTGTCATAATATCAACGAGAAAATGCTCGCTCTTGCAAAATCCGCCCGTGGCGATTTTCAAAAATATTTATCGAGCATCAAAACCGAATTTGACTGGTATAAAAGCGATGGCTGGCCCGAAAATCATGCAGGATTTAAAAAGGGTGAGTTTCAATTTACTGCTTATTATGCACCAGCTCCTGTTGAGGCACGCACCAAACGTGGCGGTGCATTTTTATATCCTATGTATAGTAATCCTGGTGTGGTGCATGTAGCTTCGGAATGCAAAAAATATAATTTGAAAGCGCCTCTTTGTGGGGTTGACCCACTCACTAAAATGGCACGTGGATTTTGTCTGAAGAATGCAGATGGCACATACTCAGTAGTGCCCGACCGAGAAGAGATTGAACACGGAGCTTTAAATCCCAAATATATACTTGGCTACGTTAAAGACCCAAATGATCCCGCTTTTTTAATGCTTGAAGGCTCTGGTTCATTAATTCTTGATGGCAAATTATTCCACATCAATTACGATGGGGCCAACGGCAGACCACGCACTATGCTGGGGCGCATAGTCCAATGCGCGCAAGATCCGACCTGCGGCGGGAACCTAGACACAATGGAACGGTGTGCTAAAGATCCTAAATGTCATGATGAAGCAAAATTACGCTGTAATGTGTCTAAAAAAATTAGACAAAGTGCAGCATCGGAACAGTTGATTCGCCAATATTTAGATAACCCGCTTAACCGTGATAAAGCTGCCGACTTGCGCAATCGAGATCAAAGCTATGTATTTTTTACTAAAGAAGATGGCGGCCCTTATGGTTCAGAAAATATTTCTCTAACCCCCCATGCTTCATGTGCAACAGACCACAAGGTAATCCCTGTGGGTATGAGTTTTATCTACAATTGCAAAAAATCGACATCTTGGTGCGTAGCCCAAGACACTGGGGGCGCTATTATGGGGGCTCATGTGGATGTTTATACGGGAGAGGGAGACCAGGCGGGTGTGGAAGCAAATCAGCTAAATCATCCAGGCTCATTGTATATAGCCCTTCCAAAACGTGGATAA
- a CDS encoding isoprenylcysteine carboxylmethyltransferase family protein, translating into MFLALLFIPAGTLNYWQGWVYLVVIISASAAYSIYLAIHDPALLKRRTEVGIAYEKEPIQKIIIFCLYIACLGLILLPPLDVRNGWSLVPWYVSILGDLFVMFSFYMFYLVSKVNTYAAANIRVEKGQKVITTGLYGLVRHPMYFGALFLFIGTPLALGSLWTLLLLPIFIFLLVARILNEEKILVHDLPGYTDYQKKVTTRLIPFIW; encoded by the coding sequence GTGTTTCTGGCGCTTCTTTTTATTCCTGCAGGTACCCTAAACTATTGGCAAGGTTGGGTTTATCTGGTGGTAATTATTAGTGCATCTGCTGCCTACAGTATATATCTTGCAATACATGATCCTGCTCTCCTTAAGCGGCGTACTGAAGTCGGGATAGCCTATGAAAAGGAACCTATTCAGAAAATAATTATCTTTTGTCTCTATATTGCGTGCCTAGGACTGATCCTTCTACCGCCGCTCGATGTACGTAATGGATGGTCATTAGTGCCGTGGTATGTTTCCATTCTCGGTGACCTGTTCGTGATGTTCTCATTCTACATGTTCTATCTGGTTTCAAAAGTGAACACCTATGCTGCGGCCAATATTCGTGTGGAAAAAGGACAGAAAGTAATTACTACAGGCCTATACGGATTGGTTCGTCATCCGATGTACTTTGGAGCCCTGTTTCTTTTTATTGGTACGCCGCTTGCACTCGGTTCATTGTGGACTTTGCTTTTGCTTCCCATTTTCATATTCCTTTTAGTTGCTCGTATCTTAAATGAGGAAAAAATACTCGTACATGATTTACCCGGATATACGGACTATCAGAAAAAAGTCACAACTCGGCTTATACCCTTCATATGGTAA
- a CDS encoding alkaline phosphatase family protein produces MFTRRMMIILGFLFCTLAFGDKVPPIAAKINQVIYITLDGVRWQDIYNNQQYLPKFWQKHANKIMFYGNPRDNKPMYTASVPISLPSYQSQMAGAVQVCADNKCGRIKVETLPEAIIQQLHLPKKDVATFSSWPEIKYAVEHIPGTTYNNNGNESVYDPNHLKPDQVMKELNQKQLEDHPKGNDRYDRYTFAQAWHYFITYQPRFLWISLNDADEAAHVNDRTAYYKVLSFYDGVLDEILSYLKSKGIDKQTLVIITTDHGRGDGSNWVHHGPEYPESKKIWAFVMNGQLARAAEDKQNNRYSLLSIRPTIEKALGLETHNETVSH; encoded by the coding sequence ATGTTCACTCGGCGGATGATGATAATTTTAGGATTCTTGTTTTGCACCCTAGCTTTCGGAGATAAAGTGCCTCCTATTGCTGCGAAAATAAATCAGGTTATTTATATCACTTTGGACGGTGTTCGCTGGCAAGATATTTATAATAATCAGCAATATTTGCCAAAATTTTGGCAAAAACATGCGAACAAAATTATGTTTTATGGAAACCCTAGGGATAATAAACCTATGTACACCGCTTCAGTACCGATAAGTCTTCCTTCATATCAAAGTCAAATGGCAGGGGCGGTTCAAGTCTGCGCAGATAATAAGTGCGGTAGAATTAAAGTTGAAACTTTGCCAGAAGCTATTATTCAGCAATTGCATCTACCTAAAAAGGATGTGGCAACTTTTTCTTCTTGGCCTGAGATTAAATATGCCGTGGAGCACATTCCCGGGACAACATACAATAATAATGGAAATGAATCAGTCTATGATCCTAACCATTTAAAACCCGATCAAGTAATGAAGGAATTGAACCAAAAACAACTTGAGGATCACCCTAAAGGCAATGATCGTTATGATCGCTACACGTTTGCCCAAGCATGGCATTATTTTATTACCTATCAACCTCGCTTTTTATGGATATCATTAAATGATGCCGATGAGGCGGCCCACGTCAATGATAGAACAGCCTATTACAAGGTATTGTCCTTTTATGATGGAGTACTCGATGAAATTTTGAGCTATTTAAAAAGTAAGGGGATAGACAAACAAACCCTGGTCATAATAACTACGGATCATGGTCGCGGGGATGGGAGCAATTGGGTACATCATGGCCCGGAATATCCCGAATCTAAGAAAATATGGGCCTTTGTGATGAACGGACAATTGGCCCGTGCTGCTGAAGATAAACAGAATAATCGCTATAGTTTATTGTCTATCCGTCCAACTATCGAAAAGGCATTAGGTTTAGAAACCCATAATGAAACAGTAAGCCACTGA
- a CDS encoding HdeD family acid-resistance protein codes for MEPTNIDTLHPDTKIIQRHRGWFLGFGILLLIFGIIGLGMDIFLTIVSMYFFAALLLISGLSHFADAFKHKEWKGTVWQILVAILYIIGAVIVLYDPLLASTIITALLAWTLIVIGIVRISMAISLRNTHGWGWILFAGICSLILGIMILSHWPMSGLWVIGLLIAIDMIISGWTYILIAISLRKA; via the coding sequence ATGGAACCTACGAATATTGATACGCTTCATCCCGATACAAAAATCATCCAACGCCATAGGGGATGGTTTCTAGGTTTTGGAATTTTACTCTTGATTTTTGGGATTATTGGCTTGGGAATGGACATCTTTTTAACCATAGTCAGCATGTATTTTTTTGCCGCCTTACTTTTAATTTCAGGATTATCGCACTTTGCTGATGCATTTAAACATAAAGAATGGAAAGGTACGGTTTGGCAAATTCTCGTAGCAATACTCTACATAATTGGTGCCGTTATTGTTTTATATGATCCTTTATTAGCATCAACTATCATTACAGCATTACTGGCATGGACGCTTATTGTTATTGGTATTGTTCGCATTAGCATGGCCATATCCTTACGAAATACGCATGGCTGGGGTTGGATCTTATTTGCTGGAATATGCTCCTTAATACTCGGTATTATGATTCTATCGCACTGGCCAATGAGTGGCTTATGGGTCATTGGGTTGTTGATTGCGATTGATATGATCATCAGTGGTTGGACTTACATCCTGATAGC